The region ACATTGCCATCTTTATCAAACATAGAAGCGCCAGCTGATTGTAACATCATCATGACTGTATCATTCTCGCCTGCTATGTTTGTCAACAATGGTTTACCTGTCTTTTCGACAACTTTTTTACCAATCTCGATGAATTTGCTCCATGTAATATCTTTCATGTCATCGAGATTGTAGCCAGCTTGCTTCAACAAGTCTGTCCGATAAGCAGCAACAACTGTACCATTATCAAAAGGAACGCCTAAATGTTTACCATTGACAGTTGAATAACTAGCTTTTGCTTTAGCAAAGTCTTCAAATTTAACACCTGATTTCTCTAAATCAGCGAACAATTCAGGATAGTTAGCAGCATTCTTTTGGAAAGCCAAATCCTGCATCAAGAGAATATCTGGCAAAGTGGAATAATCTTTTGATGTAGCAGCTGTAATGATCTTAGTCTGAACATCCGGCCAAGGAGTTTCAACGATATTAAGTTTGAAATCAGGATGATCTTTCTGATAGATCTTCTCTGCTTCTTTCATGGCATAGATGTTAAAGTTAGGATCCCAACACCAAACTGTCAATGACTTACCGTCAGCTGGCTTAGCTTCATCAGTTTTTGTTTGCTTGGTTTCTGCCTTGCTTGCCTCAGTTTCAGTGTCTTTCGTTTTAGCTGATGGCTTAGCGTCATTCTTAGGCGCTGGTTTTTCACAAGCTGTTAAGAATAGTACAGCAGTAAGTGCCAAAGCGGCTATCTTGCGAAATTTCATAAATTACCCTCCTTGTAGCAAGTTAATACCTGCAGATAAATTGTAGCATAAAAGTTGCCCTCATTAAAATAATGCACTCATTAAACGCTGATATCTTCACATTGTTTGTGCATGTTTCACAAGTTGGAAATCAACATATATCAAAAAAGCTCCCTTGCAATTCACAAGATAGCTAGTTCACATAGCTAAAATAATTCCTAAAATTTTAGTTTATATTAATTTAAGCGCTTGAAATTAATCAGCTGCTCTCTGTCTGCTTACGACTGAAATACCACTTGAAAATAGCCGCACCTATGATAATCACATAGCCAATCAAGCTATACACATCTGGCAATTCGCCTAGGAAGACAAAGCCAAGCAAAGCTGCAAACAGAACTTGCGTATAGTCAAAGACAGAAATTTCTTTGGCAGGTGCATAAGTGTAAGCCTTAGTCACAAAGACTTGACCGATAACTCCTGAAAAGCCAGCCATTAATAAGCACAAAAATTGTCTTATACTCATTGGCTTGTACTGAACAAGTACAAACGGTGTCATTGCTAATACGGAAGATGCAGAAAAGCCGAAAATAATAAGTGGTCCCTTAACACCAGAAACGCCCAATTTACGGACAAATGTATAAGCAGAACCTGCACAAAAGCCTCCTACCAAGCCAATTAAAGCTGGCAAGCTGACTAGACCTTTAGTTGGTTTCACCACAAAAGCCGCACCAATCAAAGCCAGTAAGACGCTGAAAATAGCTAATTTATCCACTTTTTCTTGTAAGATGAAATAAGACATGATAATGGCAAAAAA is a window of Amygdalobacter nucleatus DNA encoding:
- a CDS encoding ABC transporter substrate-binding protein yields the protein MKFRKIAALALTAVLFLTACEKPAPKNDAKPSAKTKDTETEASKAETKQTKTDEAKPADGKSLTVWCWDPNFNIYAMKEAEKIYQKDHPDFKLNIVETPWPDVQTKIITAATSKDYSTLPDILLMQDLAFQKNAANYPELFADLEKSGVKFEDFAKAKASYSTVNGKHLGVPFDNGTVVAAYRTDLLKQAGYNLDDMKDITWSKFIEIGKKVVEKTGKPLLTNIAGENDTVMMMLQSAGASMFDKDGNVTLKDNEIMKKVFQIYLDMKKSGVLGEVNDWDQYIGSMTGGNTVGVLNGCWILASVQTAKDQSGKWAITNMPKLDGVESATNYSNNGGSSWVVIDKSKNKELAFDFLKTTFGSSVSLYETILPKSGALSTYIPAGKSDIYAKPQEFFGGQAIYKDLTDFATKVPYTVIGAYHYEARDAVATALHNFIDGKDLNAELAEAQKTVEFAMGK
- a CDS encoding DMT family transporter, which produces MEKTETLKQKQISTSPKNNYQRGIVSIVLSALGFAAMAFFVKQAGSLPVMQKAIFRNIIAGIAAYIMLKKAGGRIELAPENRWTMFFRCLFGTIGIICNFFVLDYLNLGDASMLQKMSPFFAIIMSYFILQEKVDKLAIFSVLLALIGAAFVVKPTKGLVSLPALIGLVGGFCAGSAYTFVRKLGVSGVKGPLIIFGFSASSVLAMTPFVLVQYKPMSIRQFLCLLMAGFSGVIGQVFVTKAYTYAPAKEISVFDYTQVLFAALLGFVFLGELPDVYSLIGYVIIIGAAIFKWYFSRKQTESS